One window of Sardina pilchardus chromosome 2, fSarPil1.1, whole genome shotgun sequence genomic DNA carries:
- the sugp1 gene encoding SURP and G-patch domain-containing protein 1 isoform X2, whose product MSANIRRQEELIAQKKREIEAKMAEQAKRNLPAPAKPLPVPSIPSPQGSTSNKFVNDGSFLQQFMKMQKDKPSNDSGSNNVAKGSPSSSPAAPSTPGSASGGPPKKHILIGKRPGLGISSMLKSYTQAKRAPTRPPKPSVFAEDDDEGDEADHESMDVHFLELKVSPPEDQDLRCIMDKLAGFVAEGGAELERKAMEDYKDNPLFEFLHDKNSREYLYYRKRVAEIRRDTPRPEPPPVHTTHTRGSSSVAGETREVAEKLARFVADGGPEVEAMAAQHNRDNPAFSFLYEPQSAAYKFYRQKVEEFQRIADPPSPTSPSPTSNSAPAAPRACVPPPAPAEASPPQHSAPSHEAPSGGGGAPATKRKRKSRWGAEDDKVDLPIPPIIAPPAIVETEPDLPALSAQELAGLGYKKGKPVGLVGVTELSDDQKKQLKEQQEMQEMFDMIMKHKRAMQEMQVMWEKAVRDHQHEYDSDEEVDTRSGTWEHRLRQMEMEKTREWAESLTEMGKGKHFIGDFLPPDELEKFMETFKALKEGRDPDYSEYKEFKLTVENLGFQMLMKMGWKDGDGLGSDGQGIKAPVNRGTTAVDGAGFGVDRPAELSKNDDEYDAFRKRMMLAYRFRPNPLNNPRRPYY is encoded by the exons CATTCCTAGCCCACAGGGATCCACATCCAATAAGTTTGTGAACGACGGCAGCTTCCTGCAGCAGTTCATGAAGATGCAGAAGGATAAGCCCAGCAATGACTCAG GCTCCAACAACGTAGCCAAGGGCTCTCCGTCTTCCAGCCCAGCGGCCCCCTCCACACCCGGCTCGGCGTCCGGTGGGCCCCCGAAAAAGCACATCCTGATCGGGAAGCGCCCCGGCCTGGGCATCAGCAGCATGCTGAAGAGCTACACGCAGGCCAAGAGGGCGCCGACGCGGCCGCCCAAACCCAGCGTCTTTGCCGAGGACGACGACGAGGGCGACGAGGCGGACCACGAGAGCATGGACGTGCACTTCCTGGAGCTGAAAG TTTCCCCCCCAGAGGACCAGGACCTGCGCTGCATCATGGACAAGCTGGCTGGCTTCGTGGCCGAGGGAGGCGCCGAGCTGGAGCGCAAGGCCATGGAGGACTACAAGGACAACCCGCTCTTCga GTTCCTGCATGATAAGAACAGCCGAGAGTATCTCTACTACAGGAAGCGTGTGGCCGAGATCAGGAGGGACACCCCCAGACCTGAGCCCCCccctgtacacacaacacatactcgtg GCTCGTCCTCAGTGGCGGGCGAGACACGGGAGGTGGCGGAGAAGCTGGCCCGGTTCGTGGCCGACGGCGGCCCGGAGGTGGAGGCCATGGCAGCGCAGCACAACCGGGACAACCCTGCATTtag CTTCCTGTACGAGCCCCAGAGTGCGGCCTATAAGTTCTATCGGCAGAAGGTGGAGGAGTTCCAGAGGATCGCAgacccccccagccccacctctccctcccccacctccaactCTGCTCCGGCGGCCCCCAGAGCCTGTGTGCCCCCCCCTGCCCCAGCGGAGGCCTCCCCTCCCCAGCACTCTGCCCCCAGCCACGAGGCCCCCAGCGGGGGAGGAGGAGCCCCCGCCACCAAGCGCAAACGCAAGAGCCGCTGGGGGGCTGAGGACGACAAGGTGGACCTGCCCATCCCCCCCATCATCGCACCGCCCGCCATCGTAGAAACGGAGCCCGACTTGCCAGCTCTGTCCG CTCAGGAGCTGGCAGGACTGGGCTATAAGAAGGGGAAGCCAGTCGGCCTGGTGGGCGTGACTGAACTCTCTGACGACCAGAAGAAACAACTGAAGGAGCAACAGGAG atGCAGGAAATGTTCGACATGATCATGAAGCACAAGAGGGCGATGCAGGAGATGCAGGTGATGTGGGAGAAGGCCGTGCGAGACCACCAGCACGAGTACGACAGCGACGAGGAGGTGGACACACGCTcaggcacctgggagcatcgcCTGCgccagatggagatggagaagacgcgcg AGTGGGCGGAGTCGCTGACGGAGATGGGCAAGGGGAAGCATTTCATTGGTGACTTCCTCCCGCCAGACGAGCTGGAGAAGTTCATGGAGACGTTCAAGGCTCTGAAG gaggGTCGTGACCCGGACTACTCAGAGTACAAGGAATTCAAGCTGACGGTGGAGAACCTCGGTTTCCAGATGTTGATGAAGATGGGCTGGAAGGATGGCGACGGCCTGGGCTCGGATGGGCAGGGCATCAAGGCCCCTGTGAACAG gGGCACCACAGCTGTGGACGGCGCAGGCTTTGGTGTTGACCGGCCGGCCGAGCTCTCTAAAAACGACGATGAGTATGACGCGTTCCGCAAGAGGATGATGCT